AGCAACAAAAACAGCTACACGTGAGccatgcgaaaacgggtcttaagtCATACGCAtcagcgcagtctggtcagaggctacCCTGTCCTCTATAAAGTAATGTAAGGTTTCTTGGACTCATTAGCGAACAGGGtagatcctgaccagactgcagaGACTCAAAGGCTGGGTTAGAGCTGTGCTGGCTGCATAATTCATATGGCCCTATTTTGGCTGGTAATAATTATATTAAGGAGTTGTCAGCAAAAAAAGATAATATTCCAGTTTTTGAGGAATGGAGAGCAACCAAAAAGCGTGTACATGGTATtataatacagtcaatcttgtattaagagaccactcaagggagtaatcaaaagtggtctcttaataaaacggtctttgaatacaaaaggccattctggaagaatgcttaccctcaattttaatctatatgaaggattatctcttttatccacaatgattttaacttttataataaaatgaatataaacacaatacataaacaatattttacttataatgtgttttatttttcacttattataaattatcatttattataaatcaactgtgtgtacatatttatttgcaaaaacaacatagacaaggaaatatttttcctaagaacaaagaattttgctaaaaatgtgtaacagtctacatatacatgtgtacagctaaaactagaaataaatgtcagaagccaaaagctatgatatattatcacatgtatttctctttccgtttctatattgcgcgttttttttcacctgacacattattttccacgtcttcaagcacctcggctttacgcttaagaatgttctgaatttgggtttttccgactccaatctcgtctgcgattttacgtgcacttatactctttgacaattccaaaacccgaattttctcgttcaacgttaacactttttgttttgacattttaatttctgcatgtacgcttaaggaaatctaactcgattatgatacataatgagctgaaaaaattaaaacacgtcaattgaaaacaaacaatcagacctggttggaaaatttattaagtaaataacaatgtaattggcttacaaatatctactaattagcattattacaaattggtaatgtacggatttcgacagatgttgccgattaatagtttattttccgcacttctcaggaaatgtttgtcgcgtacagtgcattgtttctgcacctgttatatatactcgagaaaaatcggcattgtctcttaacgatccacatagtaaactatttaagctgtagactgtgcgcaatacgttcccctattattcaactcaataaattaatacgcagtcgacaacaataccggtcagaaccggtcaacgagacaaagcataatcataatggttgtgaaaacaaagcagaggcttagataaacaattaacacggatttgtccctgaaagatcgatagattaaccacttttacctcctagtggtcgcttaatacaagattcggacatcaaaatacacacaaatcagcggtcgctggtcgcgtaagacaaaagtcgcttaatacaatatcattatatagcgaaaaagctccgtgggatttcaaaatggtcgcaaaagacaaaggtcgcttaatacaagtggtcgcatccacaagattgactgtatagaTACATTAGAATAGCCAGTACAATAACATACACTTGAATTAAAGCAATCTACTTTTCATATCTTCGGCATATATTTAGATTGACACAATTTGTTTTATCAAACTAAAATGGATAATACAATTATCAAGTTGAATAACACTTGTTAATAGGTACTGCTTTGTTTCTAGAAACTGATTTCTCTAGCATACTGATTTGTAGATAGTTTCTATTCCGCTGTACTTACATTGAGAACACACAGGAAGGTCACAATGACCCCCAGGTAGGGATGGGCCTTCTGCCACTGGGTATGGCCATCAAGCTgtaacacaacaacaacaacgttaaCAATGCATCATTACACATTGTTTTGGTGATATTTTACTGAACAAATTATGGGTTAACACAAAACTTGGCTCTATTGGCCTTCGAACATTAAACTAAGGACCAGTCATGTTTAATGCTGCTTGAAATTTCTTTCAATGTTTAGCATTGAATAAGGCCGGCTAAGATATTAACACATCAGTCTAGAGTCTCTAGAAAGTCTGCTATGTCTTTGACCCTTATTACCAAGGACCATTTCTTCTCAAACACAAAGATGATGATGAAGGCAGCGATACAGAACAGCACTGCAAACACCATGCATGTCTGATGCACCTGTAGTGAAAAACATGAACACACATAATAATAGGTTGATATTCTTACAACATATGTTACAACAGACAGAGAGAAATGTCTCGCCCTAAATCAAAACAACAACTTATTACACTATCAGTTTTTAAATGATCTTGGAAAATGTTTCATTCTTAATGTTGGAATATCACAATAATTTCTTGTCACAAAAGGACTGGGATGTTGAAATTAACTGTTTCAATTTGCTTTGTACATcctatttgaaactttgcctaaacatttatatatagacaGCACACACAAACATAAATTTCTCTGTGCATGCGCTTACCGGTAacaggttttttttataaacattcatttaaattattttattctttgtgtaagaaataaatgCCTGAATGGAAAATGCAGAGTATGATTactataacaaaacaacaaatatttcttTACTCTCCTGATTATAAAACTTTCTTATTCCATTGTTCTTTAAAGTGATAAATATATCCTTTTCCTGTTGATTATGGCTTCCCATCAAATATAGTAATCTGTTGATTTAAAAGTTCAAACTGTGTACGTACCACAAACCATACCCTCTCTCTGAAGAAGGAAATATTTGGCCACATTGGCTTGTAGAAGCGAGCCAAAAAGATCCCTATACTGGCACAGAACACCCAGGCAAATATCATCAGACAACCTGAAATCATACCACTTGATCACCAAAGGGAGCTGGCACAGAACACACATGCAAATATCATCAGACAACCTGAAATCATACCACTTGATCACCAAAGGGTAGCTGGCACAGAACACACATGCAAATATCATCAGACAACCTGAAATTATAGCACTTGATCACCAAAGGGTAGCTGGCACAGAACACATGGGCAAATATCATCAGACAACCTGACATCATAGCACTTGATCACCAAAGGGTAGCAAACACAGACAACCTGAAATCATAGCACTTGATCACCAAATGGTAGCAAACACAGACAACCTGAAATCATAGCACTTGATCACCAAAGGGTATCAAACACAGACAACCTGTTATCATAGCACTTGATCACCAAAAGGTAGCAAACACAGACAACCTGTAATCATAGCACTTGGTCACCAAAGGGTAGCAAACACAGACAACCTGAAATCATAGCACTTGATCACCAAAGGGTAGCAAAAACAGACAACCTGTAATCATAGCACTTGATCACCAAAGGGAAGCAAACATCAGACAATCTGAAATCATATTACTTGATCACCAACAGGTagcaaacaatatatttttagaaTGACAAGTACATCCATTTCTGATCAtgtaaattattgttgttgttttttaactgtattcaattttaacatttgataataagtatatgCAAAAAATCCtcaactaaaataaaataaaaattaagggGACAAGACCCAAAAGTAATTTTTGGTATAATCTCTGAATTTGGAAAAACAAATTCACCTTGGCTTTTATTTCTGTTAACATTTACTTACTTAACATTATCACATTCCTTAAAAAAAAACGTCCATAATACCATTTATATCAATTATCCATTTACTAATATTTACTAGGAATGGTAACTAATGTTAACCATGCATAAAGCAAACTGTATCATTAAAATGACAACAATCACAACATTTCaaccatatttagaatattaacTTGATACATAAGGACCAATAGACTTTAGAATTCATATGGAAATTATTTCCAATGTGTTACCATGTATTTTGGCGTGTATGTACTTCTCTGCTTCTTGCAGACCTTCTAGGGCCTGGAAGTCCGCTCTGTGAAACAACAGTGTCACCAACAACAGACGAAACATGTTGATGCCAATTAGGGGCAGTATAAtctaaaaggaaaaaaaactgtTGAACACTGTTAAAAGCTAGTCTGCTAACGTGCTAATCCATATTGTATTAATCAAGACTAAAACAAATTATCAACTGCCCTTTTAAAGAAACTGATCACCGGAAAACTAAATCTGGTATCATTTAACAAGGCGGAGTGGTTAATTACAATTGATGACAAATGCATTTGCCGGGCAACAGCCCTGAACTGTTATGGTATTTAAATGTTCTTTAGGAGAAGGATCACGATTTGACAAGTAATAAAACTGTAATTAACtctgaaaatttgttttaaaaaaacgcCTTAGGAATTCCAATGGGGGAGGATTACGTATCTTGTTTATTCGAACCCACTGTAAAAAATCCTCAATAAGTTTGACACCTATTCAATATGTAGTTATGGCAAATGATGTTTTAAACGTTCAGATAATAAGACAAACAAACTAGTGAGACTGTATAATCTCACAACCATCTTAAATGCCTCTAACTGTAACATCTTCACCATTAAGTGCCTACATACCTGTATTATCATAAGATCATCTTATGAGAGctttaaaatgttaatgtattgtgtttgtaaTGTAAATGGATTTCTGTAAACATACACTTTTGATACTTTTGTTCAAAACTACATTGCAACTTCAATCCTTTTTAATTATgatcacatacatacatattaaacatataattgaCAATTACAGCACACAATAGTAAGATTTTTAATACCaaactacatgtataaacaacTTGTGGCTGGGCCTAGGATTAAACTGGCAATCCTCAAATAAGTACCCAGGCCCTTTACCAACTGAGCTTACCCGCCCAGTTAAATCATTCCATTcctttcattaataatatttgtaaGAAGAAAAGTGATATTTCACAAAGATCAACAGGAAATGCAACTAGaaatattggaataaataaataaaataaaaatatacttgcAAATGagtcttttttttaaaaatcttcatatcaacaaaaatatatataagtttcAACACTATTTCTGATAATATACACTTAGAACTAAATGCCCATTAAAccattattgataaaaaaaacacacaataaaatcaaacacaactTACCAGTTAAGTGCTGCCTGTGAATTTGATACCTTGGCCTAATGTGAAATGCatgaacaatacaataaaacacGCCTGGGTTTTAAATGTGAACTTATAAGTGAACAATTGATCCTATTTTATGATGTTCATAAAATGTTGTTGAATTTAATCACCATCTTTCACGCAAAACAGTTAGCCCAACACTGGGCCCAATGTTGTTTACCATTATCCAGCTGTATGACGCATATTCCAGAacagttaaagggacttgttcacagtttggttaaatgacaattaaacaaaaatatttaatcacaagactattgccaagcaatatatgtcccctaccgggaataaatataatttattttttgccatagcaaccaaaattgttgacgtaggaacataatgaaatgatgtgcataatgtccatattgacacgtatttatgtttcaagtttcatgaaaaaatatgaagaacttttaaagttatcgcaggatccagaaaaccactattttcagcagtatttctagtctatttgttgccatagcaaccataatgtTTGATgtaagaataaaatgaaatgacgtgcataatgtccatattgccatctatccatgtttcaagtttcatgaaaaaatatgaagaacttttaaagtgatCGCACGTTCTAGAAAagtgagacagacagacagacagacagacgcacatgGCGAAAACCATTAGTCCCCTTcagtgaaactggtaggggacacaAATATGTAATACtatgcattatattcaaacaagaagAATAAACTCCTAattagaaatatatttaaaatattatgtttgttaatgGATATCATCaactgtttttgtatttttttagcGTTTGTGACATATTCGGCAGTAATTTAGCGAAAACATTTATTGTGCAAATATGGCTTTAACAATATTTCCGATTCAAAAGTATGCATGGTTGTGGTAGGATGGCCTTTGTTTATATAGATCCTTATTTCAATTCCCAGagcatgcacattttattttacttttatttgttattataattgttgaaataattataattatttaaactattccAAATACAACAGTTTTGTTCACAAATAAATTATAACGATGTGTTTTTTTGATAATACAAAAAtctgttaacaagtccctttaataattacattacattgatctgaaacaattaaatatcagTATTTGAAAAGAGATGCAATCTTTAACAAGAGTAAGTAATACAGATgttggcattttatttttaacttcaGAGAAAAAATACAAACCATTAAGGGCAAGTGGTTATAAACAACCTGTAATTTATAGAGGCTTTCTACTATATGTTCTATGACATAATATATTTTCTAGTGACCATTTGTACTTTAATCAAAAGTTTTGAAAAGGTTATAAAATACCACACACTTTTAGGAATCTGATAGCAGCAACGAGGTTTGTATCCAAAATATGCTATTTCAATATACACTATGCTGTTACatagtacataattatacatgtacaacaCGATACTCTCAAATTGAAATGCATTAACGAAAAAACAGCAAATAAGTAAAATGTTAAATCTAAATACATATAACAATACATAACTAATTATtcaacacaaaaaaaaaaaattacaaattgaaatacaatgaaaatagcaccttttaaaattctttttaagCAACAACATTTTTCTTTCTGTCCCAGGACAGCGCGGTTACATATTTTCAGCTTTGCTAGTATATGTACCATTTTTGTCATTCACCTGATATAATGACCACAACAACATGCTAGTATTAAAAGTTGAATAACTTTAGCAGTTTTAAAGTTTATGCATCAATTTCAATATCTGTAGAAGATGTAAAGTTCCTGCAAATTTAAAGATGaagatttataaattaaaacaagcaaaattaCCACGCAAAAAATAGATGTTCAACTATATGTACTATATTTTGTTGAATGTCATTAGTTTGAAACAAGGTGTGTATGTTAGCTACCCACATACAAAAATACAGCACAAGACCCCAattcaaactcaagttattgagggGAAACCATTTTTCTAGACCCCAATTCAAATTCAAGTTTTTGAggggaaaccatttttctaattTTAGTTACAATTAACTTGGCCAAACTGGCCCTAAATGCAATTCCACTGTATGTTTGCATGTTAGCTCcctaaaaacaaaaatacagaaCAATATATCTATCCAAACAAAAGTAATAGAATTTAAATCCAATATAACATGCTCTGTTATATTGcagaatccaatataacgcgggagGGTCTTGGCTTCCCTTTTTTCTTCAACCTTCTATTTCGGTTTCGAGCCTATGACAAGCGatatgcacattaattccttaaaccacggtttaacagttaactatatatttAAGAGACTTTGAatccgggttcaaagtgccgtttgcacattaattccttaaacccgggttcaagactttgaaccgcggtttaaatgctcttaactatatagttaggaaacgaccaatgaaatctTGACATAtcattgtggtttaagctccgctgattggttgtctctgaattatgtagataagagatttgtatctatctttagacacactttgaaccgcagttcaaactcttgaactcgggtttaaagaataaatgtgcaaacggcactttgaactctggttcaaagtctcttaacccatagttaactgttaaataattaatgtgcattccgcgcgtcttgaccacagtttaagactttgaactgcagtttaagattttgaaccgcagtttaagactttgaaccgcagttaaAGACTTTGAAcagcagttcaaagtctcttaaccctatagttaagaggaccaatgaaatcgcgacatttaccttctaattgtggtttaagctctgctgattggttgtctcagataacagatttgtatctattgtTAGACACACTTTTAACCGCAGTtgaaagtcttgaacccgggtttaaggaattaatgtgcaaacggcaccttgaacccgggttcaaagtctcttaactatatagttaactgttaaaaccgaggtttaaggaattaatgtacACTTCGCTTGCCATACGAGCCTATTCTTGAGATTCAAATATGTGTTGATTGCATAAATGCTCAATTATAATCGATTAGAGACTAACCATTACCGGGACATTAGACAGTTAAAGTCTGATTACTAGTATCTATTGTTTGATGGAAATAAAGGTGCGAAAAGTAGCATGTATTTATCAGTGTATCAAGCTCTTTAGCTGTTACTATCTATGTACTAGCTATATTTTGAACCATTGACAAGTTTAACGACCATTTTTAACTTCATTGTTATTTGTAGACAATAAgagttaaaataatgtttgctAAAATGCAAATCAAAAACGTATCAGGCAAAgagaaattaaatatgttataaagatGCTTAGTAACATTGCAAtgcagtgtaactgttaacagaaaattactttcattttcgcaTTATTTCAGGAAGTctccgggaaacacgtttttttcatgactgcgtatgacgcaataaagcATTGCTTTGTatcatattgcattcaatctgaATTTAAACTCACTTGTCCATTGGTTTGTATAATTACATTAGAACAGTGACCCATGAAACCGCTGATCCATAATGCACGTTACACTTGACACTtctaatgtttgtgtttatgcaATTCTTTAACAAATTAATTGTCAAAAAAGGccagaataaaatattttaattgatgttgtaattatatttgattttcaGATATATCCACAGCAGACAATCCGTACATTGTATTTACACAATTATTGATACGGTAGGGATTTTATGCATGTTATGGCAAATCACAACACAACAGCAATAATTTATGATTGAACGATCTCAGAACTTTTAACACCAATCCATTTTTAACGCTGTTTTGTGGCTTGGATACCGTCATACGCACTATTATGGAGCTACAGTGTATAAACTACATGTTCTTCCTCACCAGATCAGACTATAACCTACCTACACACAAACATTCAACACAATATCTCCATCCTAACTGATTACATGCCCAAATATTTTGTCTATTGATAAAAGACCATGAACACAAACCAAACCCCAAATGCTACCCATGTCAGTCCGAGGTTGAAGCTGTTGCATGAAAACACTGAACATATTTTTCTAAGAACAAAACTTACAATAAGgggcattatttttttaaattgcagtTCTGATTATGACCTCTGGTTAGTGACCTCTCATCATGATCCTgaagacatgtgtgaagttttatttgaatatctgtagtagatacagaaatatgtaattgttttttagCAACATTGAAAagaattttaaatttcaagtattATGTTACCAGACTTTCATAAAAACACAAGTGGGCATAATCTTTTAAAGTGCTGAAcaaaaatgtaatgtttttttattaagatgTGAAGTAAATATACAATATGCAGTAGTTGCATAAATATGACTCAGTGTTTTCGAAGAAAAAACA
This sequence is a window from Dreissena polymorpha isolate Duluth1 chromosome 16, UMN_Dpol_1.0, whole genome shotgun sequence. Protein-coding genes within it:
- the LOC127861401 gene encoding putative ferric-chelate reductase 1 → MFRLLLVTLLFHRADFQALEGLQEAEKYIHAKIHGCLMIFAWVFCASIGIFLARFYKPMWPNISFFRERVWFVVHQTCMVFAVLFCIAAFIIIFVFEKKWSLLDGHTQWQKAHPYLGVIVTFLCVLNPILALLRPHPDSKNRFIFNWLHWFVGMCAFILAAMTLIIGVTLGKAQVHFSCSWVLLAWIIYQMIVMLLMDIVDCCVAGNRQWYKAEGRLKEPKWSLLRKVVLGVHVIIISCFTVACIVIVATG